One window from the genome of Actinoplanes teichomyceticus ATCC 31121 encodes:
- a CDS encoding M16 family metallopeptidase, which yields MTANNHGPAERPARVVTRTLQDGVRRTVLPSGLRIITEAIPTTRSAALGIWVGIGSRDESPAMSGASHFLEHLLFKGTHKRTALQISAEIEAVGGETNAFTTKEYTCYYARVLDSDLPLAVDVLVDAVADSILDPADVETERGVILEEIAMHEDEPGDEVHDVFAEAVYGDHPLGRLISGTPESVTPMTRNQINNFYRRRYRAPQVVIAAAGNLEHAAVVRLVRRALAGSPLDTAAAAPSGPRAGDRRVRVQKPHTVVLHRDTEQAHIVLGGVGMSRYDERRFALGVLNNVLGGGMSSRLFQEIREKRGLAYSVYSYAAQYADSGLFGVYAGCAPGRAPEVLDLIRTELERVARTGITAEELGRGKGMVKGSYVLNLEDTSSRMSRLAKSELLHGHLMSVDELLGRVDAVTIADVGEVAADLLTREPSLAVVGPFDEGAFP from the coding sequence GTGACAGCGAACAACCACGGGCCGGCCGAGAGGCCGGCCCGTGTCGTCACCCGGACCCTCCAGGACGGCGTGCGCCGCACCGTCCTGCCCAGCGGCTTGCGCATCATCACCGAGGCGATCCCGACCACCCGCAGCGCCGCGCTCGGCATCTGGGTCGGGATCGGCTCGCGCGACGAGAGCCCGGCCATGTCGGGCGCCTCGCACTTCCTGGAGCACCTGCTCTTCAAGGGCACGCACAAGCGCACCGCGCTGCAGATCTCCGCGGAGATCGAGGCGGTGGGTGGCGAGACCAACGCCTTCACCACCAAGGAGTACACCTGCTACTACGCGCGGGTGCTCGACAGCGATCTGCCGCTGGCGGTGGACGTGCTGGTGGACGCGGTGGCCGACTCGATCCTCGATCCGGCGGACGTGGAGACCGAGCGTGGCGTGATCCTGGAGGAGATCGCCATGCACGAGGACGAGCCGGGCGACGAGGTGCACGACGTCTTCGCCGAGGCGGTCTACGGTGACCACCCGCTCGGCCGGCTGATCTCGGGCACCCCGGAATCGGTCACCCCGATGACCCGGAACCAGATCAACAACTTCTACCGGCGCCGGTACCGCGCGCCGCAGGTGGTGATCGCCGCGGCCGGCAACCTGGAGCACGCCGCGGTGGTCCGGCTGGTGCGCAGGGCGCTGGCCGGCAGCCCGCTGGACACCGCCGCCGCGGCGCCGTCCGGGCCGCGTGCCGGCGACCGGCGCGTCCGCGTGCAGAAACCGCACACCGTGGTCCTGCACCGGGACACCGAGCAGGCGCACATCGTGCTCGGCGGCGTCGGCATGAGCCGGTACGACGAGCGCCGCTTCGCCCTCGGCGTGCTGAACAACGTGCTCGGCGGCGGCATGTCGAGCCGGCTGTTCCAGGAGATCCGGGAGAAGCGTGGCCTGGCGTACTCGGTGTACTCGTACGCCGCCCAGTACGCCGACTCCGGCCTGTTCGGCGTCTACGCCGGCTGCGCCCCGGGCCGGGCCCCCGAGGTGCTCGACCTGATCCGCACCGAGCTGGAACGTGTGGCGCGGACCGGGATCACCGCCGAGGAACTGGGCCGGGGCAAGGGCATGGTCAAGGGGTCGTACGTGCTGAACCTGGAGGACACCAGCTCCCGGATGAGCCGGCTGGCCAAGTCCGAGCTGCTGCACGGCCACCTGATGAGCGTGGACGAGCTGCTGGGCCGGGTCGACGCGGTGACCATCGCCGATGTCGGGGAGGTCGCCGCCGACCTGCTGACGCGGGAACCGTCCCTGGCCGTGGTGGGGCCGTTCGACGAGGGCGCGTTCCCCTGA